The following proteins are encoded in a genomic region of Palaemon carinicauda isolate YSFRI2023 chromosome 19, ASM3689809v2, whole genome shotgun sequence:
- the LOC137658405 gene encoding lachesin-like isoform X2 yields MKFQHILLMVGTFLCFQLMSTQGLVSSRSFLRDDDSITLDTSFFLRESPHFGLPMQTVTVNVGQTARLTCIIQDVVDYEVAWMNKDTNTVISLGETIITMDARISVQREQRSTWILTIKNVTVRDHGYYTCNINTQPPTSIQGYLKVVEPPVLEDGDEEVRVLEGMTAHLSCSAHAIPSPTYKWIREDYNTIRINSSTFVSSWIGRNLTLHHSNHRSAGGYLCIASNGYPPSVSKRVILHVYFAPLLRGPGMEVKTRVGQSVSLTCLYAAYPSPSVVWVREDENEVEPLSEEYYTITPQDGHPPYTHNMTLQLRKLVHSDFGRYTCVVTNSQGEASYTTVLREVVVKKVPITSTKSPPENVSLFPKHSSRETSHLSHHYHNYDYQTKNLSSPLIVNMKTGEGGIHPAPSRDQSYSTRRSKNIARISLKDVNNELGGAETRIPMKLMLLVLSIMIFLT; encoded by the exons ATGAAATTTCAACACATTCTACTGATGGTTGGAACCTTCCTATGCTTTCAACTAATGTCCACTCAAG GTTTGGTTTCCAGCCGCAGTTTTCTTAGAGACGATGACAGCATCACACTGGACACCAGCTTTTTTCTGCGAG AATCGCCCCACTTCGGCCTCCCAATGCAAACAGTTACTGTGAATGTAGGCCAGACGGCAAGGTTGACCTGTATAATACAAGATGTCGTCGACTATGAG GTGGCGTGGATGAACAAAGACACCAACACCGTCATATCCCTGGGAGAGACTATAATCACCATGGATGCCCGCATATCGGTCCAAAGAGAGCAGAGATCTACGTGGATTCTTACGATCAAGAACGTCACGGTTCGAGATCATGGATACTATACGTGCAACATCAATACGCAGCCACCTACTTCTATACAGGGATACTTGAAGGTCGTAG AGCCACCCGTGCTGGAAGACGGCGATGAAGAGGTGCGCGTGCTGGAAGGAATGACAGCTCATCTCAGCTGCTCGGCTCATGCCATCCCCTCACCAACTTACAAGTGGATCAGAGAAGACTACAATACCATAAGAATAAATTCATCTACTTTTG TATCAAGTTGGATCGGTCGCAACCTCACCTTGCACCACTCCAACCACAGGAGCGCCGGTGGCTACCTCTGTATTGCAAGCAATGGCTACCCGCCCTCAGTCAGCAAGCGAGTCATACTGCACGTCTACTTCGCTCCTCTCCTCCGCGGACCTGGGATGGAGGTCAAGACGAGGGTAGGTCAGAGCGTGAGTCTGACTTGCCTCTACGCGGCTTACCCATCTCCCAGCGTTGTCTGGGTGAGGGAGGATGAAAACGAAGTAGAGCCGCTGTCCGAAGAATACTACACGATTACTCCCCAGGATGGACATCCACCATATAC ACACAACATGACTCTACAGCTGCGCAAGTTGGTCCATTCCGACTTTGGAAGGTATACCTGCGTTGTCACTAACTCTCAGGGTGAAGCCAGTTATACTACTGTTCTAAGAG AAGTGGTCGTGAAGAAAGTTCCCATCACGAGCACTAAATCTCCGCCGGAAAATGTCAGTTTATTTCCCAAACACTCGTCGAGAGAAACCTCTCATCTGTCACACCATTATCATAACTACGATTATCAGACCAAGaatctctcctctcctctcatcgTAAACATGAAGACAG GAGAAGGTGGGATTCACCCTGCACCTTCCAGAGACCAGTCCTATAGCACCAGGAGATCTAAAAATATTGCAAGGATAAGCCTGAAGGATGTCAATA ATGAGCTTGGCGGTGCAGAGACCAGAATACCAATGAAGTTGATGTTACTAGTATTATCTATAATGATTTTCCTGACTTAG
- the LOC137658405 gene encoding lachesin-like isoform X1 encodes MKFQHILLMVGTFLCFQLMSTQGLVSSRSFLRDDDSITLDTSFFLRESPHFGLPMQTVTVNVGQTARLTCIIQDVVDYEVAWMNKDTNTVISLGETIITMDARISVQREQRSTWILTIKNVTVRDHGYYTCNINTQPPTSIQGYLKVVEPPVLEDGDEEVRVLEGMTAHLSCSAHAIPSPTYKWIREDYNTIRINSSTFVSSWIGRNLTLHHSNHRSAGGYLCIASNGYPPSVSKRVILHVYFAPLLRGPGMEVKTRVGQSVSLTCLYAAYPSPSVVWVREDENEVEPLSEEYYTITPQDGHPPYTHNMTLQLRKLVHSDFGRYTCVVTNSQGEASYTTVLREVVVKKVPITSTKSPPENVSLFPKHSSRETSHLSHHYHNYDYQTKNLSSPLIVNMKTGIYRGEGGIHPAPSRDQSYSTRRSKNIARISLKDVNNELGGAETRIPMKLMLLVLSIMIFLT; translated from the exons ATGAAATTTCAACACATTCTACTGATGGTTGGAACCTTCCTATGCTTTCAACTAATGTCCACTCAAG GTTTGGTTTCCAGCCGCAGTTTTCTTAGAGACGATGACAGCATCACACTGGACACCAGCTTTTTTCTGCGAG AATCGCCCCACTTCGGCCTCCCAATGCAAACAGTTACTGTGAATGTAGGCCAGACGGCAAGGTTGACCTGTATAATACAAGATGTCGTCGACTATGAG GTGGCGTGGATGAACAAAGACACCAACACCGTCATATCCCTGGGAGAGACTATAATCACCATGGATGCCCGCATATCGGTCCAAAGAGAGCAGAGATCTACGTGGATTCTTACGATCAAGAACGTCACGGTTCGAGATCATGGATACTATACGTGCAACATCAATACGCAGCCACCTACTTCTATACAGGGATACTTGAAGGTCGTAG AGCCACCCGTGCTGGAAGACGGCGATGAAGAGGTGCGCGTGCTGGAAGGAATGACAGCTCATCTCAGCTGCTCGGCTCATGCCATCCCCTCACCAACTTACAAGTGGATCAGAGAAGACTACAATACCATAAGAATAAATTCATCTACTTTTG TATCAAGTTGGATCGGTCGCAACCTCACCTTGCACCACTCCAACCACAGGAGCGCCGGTGGCTACCTCTGTATTGCAAGCAATGGCTACCCGCCCTCAGTCAGCAAGCGAGTCATACTGCACGTCTACTTCGCTCCTCTCCTCCGCGGACCTGGGATGGAGGTCAAGACGAGGGTAGGTCAGAGCGTGAGTCTGACTTGCCTCTACGCGGCTTACCCATCTCCCAGCGTTGTCTGGGTGAGGGAGGATGAAAACGAAGTAGAGCCGCTGTCCGAAGAATACTACACGATTACTCCCCAGGATGGACATCCACCATATAC ACACAACATGACTCTACAGCTGCGCAAGTTGGTCCATTCCGACTTTGGAAGGTATACCTGCGTTGTCACTAACTCTCAGGGTGAAGCCAGTTATACTACTGTTCTAAGAG AAGTGGTCGTGAAGAAAGTTCCCATCACGAGCACTAAATCTCCGCCGGAAAATGTCAGTTTATTTCCCAAACACTCGTCGAGAGAAACCTCTCATCTGTCACACCATTATCATAACTACGATTATCAGACCAAGaatctctcctctcctctcatcgTAAACATGAAGACAGGTATTTACCGAG GAGAAGGTGGGATTCACCCTGCACCTTCCAGAGACCAGTCCTATAGCACCAGGAGATCTAAAAATATTGCAAGGATAAGCCTGAAGGATGTCAATA ATGAGCTTGGCGGTGCAGAGACCAGAATACCAATGAAGTTGATGTTACTAGTATTATCTATAATGATTTTCCTGACTTAG